From the Acetobacter aceti genome, one window contains:
- a CDS encoding FGGY family carbohydrate kinase: protein MKSCLAIDQGTTGTKAYRVWSDGRMELVGRRSHQQFLPAPGLVEHDAEEILRHIEELIAEAGPIDALALANQGETVVAWDAETGVPVGPAIVWQDTRTAAVVARMKEEGLEPEIRARSGLPLDCYFSASRLRWYLDHVPQARLLREQGRLRFGTSDAFFLDRLCGVFATDVSTASRTSLMNLRTCEWDETLCRLFDVPMDCLPSIRPTVGDFGLLRDRNVPVRVSAVDQQAALYGHGLQHPGDVKITFGTGAFALALGGERSCEGGEGGVLPTVAWQPAGQPAVYALEGGILTAGAAVNWVESLGPDFSCADEATLEAAQAAEKGVFFLPALQGLGCPWWQRDARGSWVGLGLDTRPADMARAVLEGIAFRSVQLVRTFASATGQTATRISVDGGLVNNRWFIQFLANCLGATVHVPEQIDMTAAGLGRFWLDGEGDQPETADAEGWRVVEPRPTGAEILWQAAFDQVTRQSIERCAKS from the coding sequence ATGAAAAGCTGCCTCGCCATTGATCAGGGGACGACCGGCACCAAGGCTTACCGGGTCTGGAGCGACGGACGGATGGAACTGGTGGGACGACGCTCGCATCAGCAGTTCCTGCCTGCGCCGGGACTGGTCGAGCATGATGCGGAAGAGATCCTGCGTCACATCGAGGAACTGATCGCCGAGGCCGGTCCGATTGATGCGCTCGCGCTGGCCAATCAGGGCGAGACCGTCGTGGCGTGGGATGCCGAGACCGGCGTGCCCGTTGGTCCCGCCATCGTGTGGCAGGACACGCGCACCGCCGCTGTCGTGGCGCGCATGAAGGAAGAGGGGCTGGAGCCCGAGATCAGGGCGCGATCCGGTCTGCCGCTGGACTGCTATTTCTCGGCTTCCCGGCTGCGCTGGTATCTGGACCACGTGCCGCAGGCCCGCCTCCTGCGGGAGCAGGGACGGCTGCGTTTCGGCACCAGTGACGCTTTCTTCCTTGATCGCCTGTGCGGTGTCTTCGCCACCGACGTCTCCACGGCTTCACGCACTTCACTGATGAATCTGCGGACGTGTGAGTGGGATGAGACGCTCTGCCGTCTATTTGACGTTCCCATGGACTGCCTGCCGTCCATCCGGCCGACTGTCGGTGATTTCGGGCTGCTGCGTGACCGGAACGTGCCGGTCCGTGTGAGCGCTGTCGATCAGCAGGCCGCGCTGTATGGCCATGGGCTCCAGCATCCCGGTGATGTGAAGATCACATTCGGCACAGGTGCTTTCGCTCTGGCGCTGGGAGGCGAGAGATCATGTGAAGGCGGTGAGGGCGGCGTGCTTCCCACTGTGGCATGGCAGCCTGCGGGGCAGCCTGCCGTCTATGCGCTGGAAGGCGGCATCCTGACGGCGGGGGCAGCGGTCAACTGGGTGGAAAGTCTCGGGCCGGACTTCTCCTGCGCGGATGAAGCAACGCTCGAAGCCGCGCAGGCGGCGGAAAAGGGTGTGTTCTTTCTGCCGGCGTTGCAGGGACTGGGCTGCCCATGGTGGCAAAGGGACGCACGGGGGAGCTGGGTCGGGCTTGGGCTGGATACGCGTCCGGCCGACATGGCGCGGGCTGTGCTGGAAGGGATTGCCTTTCGTTCGGTGCAGCTTGTGAGAACATTCGCTTCGGCGACGGGACAGACCGCCACACGCATTTCTGTTGATGGTGGTCTGGTGAACAATCGCTGGTTCATCCAGTTTCTGGCGAACTGCCTCGGGGCAACGGTGCATGTGCCAGAGCAGATTGATATGACGGCGGCAGGGCTGGGGCGGTTCTGGCTTGATGGCGAAGGCGATCAACCGGAAACGGCGGATGCAGAGGGCTGGCGGGTGGTTGAGCCCCGGCCAACCGGAGCGGAAATCCTCTGGCAGGCCGCGTTTGATCAGGTGACGCGGCAGTCGATCGAGCGGTGTGCAAAAAGCTGA
- a CDS encoding NAD(P)/FAD-dependent oxidoreductase, translated as MGAMYDVLIVGAGPAGLSAARVLKHAGVEKIAVLERTGEPGGLPRYCGHPGFGMLDFGRVWRGPRYARALTEAAGVPILTDTTVTGIESGGVVHVSTERGPETWQARAILLATGTRETPRGPRLVSGTRPWGVTTTGAFQEMVMKGLRPFRKPVIIGSELVSFSALMTARHGRVKPVAMIEQNARITAQRPAEVLASMVYGTPILLNTQLVSILGGDRVEGVEIEQDGERRTLACDGVVFTGQFVPDAILARTSGLALDGGTRGPAIDSTFRTQDPRVFAAGNVLRAVEHSGQAALEGRAAARMILRALEGRLPDPGSAVPVTCGQGVASVWPQRLHAAPRGRIVLHARMETPQRGVLRLSDERGRTVAHRRVNVLPERRVELAVPAAALSGVSALRLEVEQ; from the coding sequence ATGGGCGCGATGTATGACGTGCTGATCGTCGGCGCGGGGCCTGCCGGGCTCAGTGCGGCCCGTGTCCTGAAGCATGCGGGCGTCGAGAAAATTGCCGTGCTGGAGCGTACGGGTGAGCCGGGCGGCCTGCCGCGTTATTGCGGCCATCCGGGGTTTGGCATGCTGGATTTCGGTCGGGTGTGGAGGGGACCGCGCTACGCCCGCGCACTGACGGAGGCGGCAGGTGTGCCGATCCTGACCGATACGACCGTAACGGGGATTGAGTCTGGCGGTGTCGTGCATGTGTCCACGGAACGCGGGCCTGAAACATGGCAGGCCCGCGCCATTCTGCTGGCGACCGGCACGCGGGAGACCCCGCGTGGACCAAGGCTTGTCTCCGGCACACGGCCCTGGGGTGTGACCACAACCGGCGCGTTTCAGGAAATGGTGATGAAGGGTCTGCGTCCTTTCCGGAAACCGGTCATCATCGGCAGTGAACTGGTGTCGTTTTCCGCCCTGATGACGGCGCGGCATGGACGGGTGAAACCTGTCGCCATGATCGAGCAAAACGCACGCATCACGGCACAGCGTCCGGCCGAGGTGCTGGCGTCGATGGTGTACGGCACGCCCATCCTGCTGAACACGCAGCTCGTTTCGATCCTTGGAGGCGACAGGGTCGAGGGCGTGGAAATCGAGCAGGACGGAGAGCGGCGGACACTGGCCTGCGATGGTGTGGTGTTCACAGGACAATTCGTGCCGGATGCCATTCTGGCCCGCACTTCCGGTCTTGCGCTGGATGGTGGCACGCGCGGTCCGGCGATTGATTCGACTTTTCGCACACAGGATCCGCGGGTCTTCGCAGCGGGCAATGTGTTGCGGGCAGTGGAACATTCCGGACAGGCGGCGCTGGAAGGACGCGCCGCCGCACGGATGATCCTGCGGGCGCTGGAGGGGAGGCTTCCAGACCCCGGTTCCGCCGTGCCGGTGACCTGTGGACAGGGAGTGGCCAGCGTCTGGCCACAGCGTCTCCATGCCGCGCCACGGGGCAGGATCGTCCTGCATGCGCGGATGGAAACACCGCAGCGGGGCGTGCTTCGTCTGTCGGATGAGCGCGGCCGCACGGTGGCGCATCGACGTGTAAACGTCCTGCCTGAGCGGCGGGTGGAACTGGCTGTTCCCGCCGCCGCGCTGTCGGGCGTGTCCGCACTCCGGCTGGAGGTGGAGCAATGA
- a CDS encoding NAD(P)/FAD-dependent oxidoreductase → MTETVAGDSLYDIAIIGGGVVGCAVFRACVLAGARTVLLEKSGDLLEGASKANSAILHTGFDATPDTLEASCVQRGYALYRELCVDMNLSVVETGAMVVAWTEDDLAQFPKIIEKAARNGVTVRRLDARETREREPALAGDVRGAVLVEGEHLIDPWSAPMAYARQAILNGGTLIRQARVERGVRREGVWHLDIAGRPAMQTRTVINCAGNYGDLVEAIARPSPFRITPRKGQFVVFDKTAHDLFRTIILPVPTALTKGVVVTRTVFGNVLVGPTAEPQEEREFPTVDHDNLEALRKAAFRIIPALREHDVTTTYAGLRPATQFSDYQIEALKTEGWITVGGIRSTGLTGALGIAEHVVTLYRDRFADPAPLENVALPQMPNLVDELPRPWMQPERGPIACHCERVTEKEIETALKDEVLPTGTLGGLRRRTRCMMGRCQGFYCTRRVMELAKAHLPGLVTPIGENQRGDGRDV, encoded by the coding sequence ATGACGGAGACAGTGGCTGGTGACAGCCTTTATGACATAGCGATCATCGGCGGAGGGGTCGTCGGCTGCGCTGTCTTCCGCGCCTGCGTGCTGGCTGGCGCGCGCACCGTGTTGCTGGAAAAGAGTGGCGATCTGCTGGAAGGCGCGAGTAAGGCCAACAGCGCCATTCTCCACACCGGTTTTGACGCCACGCCGGACACGCTGGAAGCATCCTGTGTGCAGCGTGGTTACGCCCTGTATCGCGAACTCTGCGTCGACATGAACCTGTCCGTGGTGGAAACCGGCGCCATGGTTGTGGCGTGGACAGAGGACGATCTCGCGCAGTTTCCGAAAATCATCGAAAAGGCGGCGCGCAACGGCGTGACGGTCAGGCGTCTGGATGCGCGTGAAACGAGGGAGCGTGAGCCCGCGCTGGCAGGCGATGTGCGCGGCGCAGTGCTGGTCGAGGGCGAGCACCTGATCGATCCATGGTCCGCGCCCATGGCCTATGCGCGACAGGCGATCCTCAATGGTGGCACGCTGATACGGCAGGCACGGGTTGAGCGCGGCGTAAGGCGGGAAGGCGTCTGGCATCTGGATATCGCGGGCAGACCAGCCATGCAGACCCGGACGGTCATCAACTGCGCCGGGAATTATGGCGATCTGGTCGAAGCCATTGCGCGACCTTCGCCGTTCCGGATCACGCCCCGCAAGGGCCAGTTCGTGGTCTTCGACAAGACGGCTCATGATCTGTTCCGCACGATCATCCTGCCGGTGCCGACGGCGCTGACGAAAGGCGTGGTGGTCACGCGCACGGTGTTCGGCAATGTCCTTGTCGGCCCGACCGCCGAGCCGCAGGAGGAACGCGAATTTCCGACAGTCGATCACGATAATCTTGAAGCGCTGCGCAAAGCCGCTTTCCGGATTATCCCCGCCCTGCGCGAGCATGATGTCACCACGACCTATGCGGGCCTGCGCCCCGCCACGCAGTTCAGTGACTATCAGATCGAAGCGCTGAAAACCGAAGGCTGGATCACCGTGGGTGGCATCCGTTCGACCGGCCTGACCGGCGCGCTGGGAATCGCCGAGCATGTCGTGACGCTGTATCGCGACCGTTTCGCGGACCCTGCGCCACTGGAGAATGTGGCTCTGCCGCAGATGCCCAATCTGGTCGATGAACTGCCGCGTCCATGGATGCAGCCGGAGCGCGGGCCGATCGCCTGTCACTGTGAGCGTGTCACGGAGAAAGAGATCGAAACCGCGCTGAAGGACGAGGTGCTTCCGACAGGCACGCTGGGCGGCCTGCGACGCCGCACACGCTGCATGATGGGCCGCTGTCAGGGTTTTTACTGTACACGCCGGGTCATGGAACTCGCGAAGGCGCATCTGCCGGGACTGGTCACGCCGATCGGGGAGAACCAGAGGGGAGATGGGCGCGATGTATGA